A genomic segment from Juglans regia cultivar Chandler chromosome 14, Walnut 2.0, whole genome shotgun sequence encodes:
- the LOC118344484 gene encoding DNA-directed RNA polymerases I and III subunit RPAC2-like, with amino-acid sequence MEHGSFSDNTKSTFSLADEDHTLANAIRFTLNQDPRVSFSGYSIPHPSENRVNIRVQTTGAPAGEVMKDACQDLMMMCQHVRSTFDKAVSDYKMRNPEDMNTNGTENV; translated from the exons ATGGAGCATGGGTCCTTCTCGGACAACACCAAATCAACGTTTTCTTTGGCTGATGAGGATCACACGCTCGCGAATGCCATCAGATTCACCTTGAACCAAGA TCCAAGGGTTTCATTCAGCGGGTATAGCATTCCTCATCCTTCAGAAAATCGAGTTAATATCAGAGTCCAGACAACCG GTGCTCCAGCGGGTGAGGTAATGAAAGATGCATGCCAAGATCTGATGATGATGTGCCAGCATGTGAGAAGTACTTTTGACAAGGCTGTTTCTGATTACAAAATGAGAAACCCCGAGGATATGAATACCAATGGTACAGAGAATGTTTGA
- the LOC108998491 gene encoding mitochondrial import inner membrane translocase subunit TIM10-like, producing MAANNNPPSSLEKEQIFGMAEKEMEYRVELFNKLTHTCFNKCVEKRYKESELNMGENSCIDRCVSKYWHVTNLIGQLLGSGRPPM from the exons ATGGCCGCAAACAATAATCCGCCGTCATCTTTGGAGAAAGAACAG ATCTTTGGAATGGCAGAAAAGGAGATGGAGTATAGGGTCGAGTTGTTCAACAA GCTTACGCATACATGTTTTAATAAGTGCGTCGAGAAAAG ataCAAGGAGTCTGAACTAAATATGGGCGAAAATAGTTGCATTGATCGCTGTGTTTCAAAATATTGGCAT GTGACTAATCTAATTGGCCAACTGCTCGGTTCTGGTCGTCCTCCTATGTGA
- the LOC108998493 gene encoding serine/threonine-protein kinase BSK5-like, which produces MGARCSKLSLCFWPSNTNLNDSSDIENGSRNEDSLPGFSEFSLDQLRVATGAFSSENIVSEHGEKAPNVVYRGKLADDRWIAVKRFNKSAWPDTRQFLEEARAVGQLRNERLANLIGCCCEAEERLLVAEFMPNETLSRHLFHWETQPMKWAMRLRVALYLAQALDYCSSKGRALYHDLNAYRVLFDKDGNPRLSCFGLMKNSRDGNSYSTNLAFTPPEYLRTGRVTAESVVYSFGTLLLDLLSGKHIPPSHALDLIRGKNFLMLMDSCLEGHFSNDDGTELVRLASRCLQYEPRERPNAKSLVIALAPLQKETEAPSYVLMGIQHGMSSPKETVPLTPLGEACSRRDLTAIHEILEKVGYKDDEGVANELSFQMWTNQIQETLNSKKRGDISFRSKDLATAIDCYTQFIEGGTMISPTVLARRSLCYLMSDMPQEALGDAMQAQVIHPDWPTALYLQAAALFSLGMDNDAHESLKDGSSLEAKKHTN; this is translated from the exons ATGGGAGCTCGTTGCTCCAAGTTGTCGCTCTGCTTTTGGCCGTCGAATACCAATCTCAACGACTCATCCGATATCG AGAATGGGAGCAGGAACGAGGACTCGTTGCCTGGGTTCAGCGAGTTTAGCTTGGATCAACTCAGGGTTGCTACTGGGGCATTCTCTTCGGAGAACATTGTCTCGGAGCACGGAGAGAAAGCTCCCAATGTTGTGTATAGAGGAAAGCTCGCAGACGATCGCTGGATCGCTGTTAAGCGCTTCAACAAGTCGGCCTGGCCCGATACTCGCCAATTCCTA GAGGAAGCAAGGGCGGTGGGTCAGCTGAGGAACGAGCGGCTGGCGAATTTAATAGGATGTTGCTGTGAAGCGGAGGAGAGGTTGCTGGTTGCCGAGTTCATGCCTAACGAGACTCTTTCTAGACATCTTTTTCATT GGGAGACCCAACCCATGAAATGGGCAATGAGGCTGAGAGTGGCTCTGTATTTGGCACAAGCTTTGGATTATTGCAGCAGTAAAGGCAGGGCATTGTACCATGACCTTAATGCTTACAGAGTTTTGTTTGATAAG GATGGTAATCCCAGGCTCTCCTGCTTTGGCCTTATGAAGAATAGTCGAGATGGCAACAGCTATAGTACAAACTTGGCCTTCACCCCTCCAGAATACTTGAGAACAG GAAGGGTGACAGCTGAAAGTGTAGTTTACAGTTTTGGCACCCTATTGCTTGATCTCCTCAGTGGCAAACACATCCCCCCAAGTCAT GCGCTTGACCTGATACGTGGGAAAAATTTTCTGATGCTGATGGACTCATGTTTGGAGGGTCATTTCTCGAACGATGATGGAACTGAATTAGTTCGATTAGCTTCACGTTGTTTACAGTATGAGCCTCGTGAGAGGCCAAATGCTAAGTCTCTTGTGATTGCTCTTGCTCCTCTTCAGAAAGAAACAGAG GCCCCTTCCTATGTGTTGATGGGCATACAACATGGAATGTCATCCCCAAAAGAAACAGTGCCATTAACACCTCTGGGTGAAGCTTGCTCAAGAAGGGATCTTACTGCAATACACGAAATACTGGAAAAGGTTGGATATAAGGATGATGAGGGAGTTGCAAATGAG CTTTCCTTCCAGATGTGGACAAATCAAATCCAGGAAACACTGAATTCTAAGAAGCGTGGTGATATCTCTTTTCGATCTAAGGACCTTGCTACCGCCATTGATTGTTATACACAA TTCATCGAAGGTGGGACCATGATATCGCCGACTGTGCTTGCCAGACGCAGCTTGTGTTACTTGATGAGTGACATGCCACAAGAAGCTCTTGGAGACGCAATGCAAGCTCAGGTAATACATCCTGATTGGCCTACTGCCCTCTATCTTCAAGCAGCTGCCCTCTTCAGCCTTGGGATGGACAATGATGCACATGAAAGTCTCAAAGATGGCTCATCCTTGGAagctaaaaaacatacaaactgA
- the LOC108998418 gene encoding phosphatidylinositol:ceramide inositolphosphotransferase 3 isoform X3, translating into MPVYFAREAPKLWRKICIEASIEVSLLAENWKFVLAGLVFQYIHGLAAHGVHYLHRPGPTLQDVGFLLIPELGEDKAYMSETIFVFIFCSFVLACQILRIMTFYATQLPGPNYHCREGSKLATLPPPDSALEVIFINFPWGVIYGCGDLIFSSHVIFTLVFVLTYKKYGTIRYLKQFAWLLALIQSLLIIASRKHYTVDVVVAWYTVNLTVFFLDKKLPELPDRSSSSASPRLLP; encoded by the exons ATGCCAGTTTACTTTGCTCGTGAGGCTCctaag CTATGGAGGAAAATATGCATCGAGGCGTCAATAGAGGTTTCTCTCCTTGCAGAAAATTGGAAATTTGTTCTTGCTGGACTCGTTTTTCAG TATATTCATGGATTGGCTGCTCATGGAGTTCATTACCTTCATCGGCCAGGACCAACACTTCAGGATGTTGGATTCCTTCTTATTCCA gaACTTGGTGAGGACAAAGCATATATGAGTGAGACTATATTTGTCTTCATCTTTTGTTCCTTTGTCTTG gCTTGTCAAATTCTCCGGATCATGACATTCTATGCAACTCAGCTTCCTGGTCCAAACTATCATTGCCGTGAG GGCTCAAAACTTGCCACGCTGCCCCCTCCAGACAGTGCACTTGAAGTGATTTTTATCAACT TTCCCTGGGGGGTGATATATGGCTGTGGTGATTTGATTTTTTCGTCACACGTGATTTTTACGTTAGTATTTGTACTGACATATAAAAAATACGGCACAATAAG GTACCTTAAGCAGTTTGCTTGGCTACTTGCCCTTATTCAGAGCCTCCTAATTATAGCCTCTCGCAAGCATTACACAGTCGACGTTGTTGTCGCTTG GTATACTGTAAATTTGACAGTGTTCTTTCTTGACAAGAAATTGCCAG AATTGCCAGACCGTTCAAGTAGCTCTGCATCTCCACGTCTACTACCTTGA
- the LOC108998418 gene encoding phosphatidylinositol:ceramide inositolphosphotransferase 3 isoform X2: MPVYFAREAPKLWRKICIEASIEVSLLAENWKFVLAGLVFQYIHGLAAHGVHYLHRPGPTLQDVGFLLIPWTFHPFFFQNKRIYTILLWCRILAYLGACQILRIMTFYATQLPGPNYHCREGSKLATLPPPDSALEVIFINFPWGVIYGCGDLIFSSHVIFTLVFVLTYKKYGTIRYLKQFAWLLALIQSLLIIASRKHYTVDVVVAWYTVNLTVFFLDKKLPELPDRSSSSASPRLLP; the protein is encoded by the exons ATGCCAGTTTACTTTGCTCGTGAGGCTCctaag CTATGGAGGAAAATATGCATCGAGGCGTCAATAGAGGTTTCTCTCCTTGCAGAAAATTGGAAATTTGTTCTTGCTGGACTCGTTTTTCAG TATATTCATGGATTGGCTGCTCATGGAGTTCATTACCTTCATCGGCCAGGACCAACACTTCAGGATGTTGGATTCCTTCTTATTCCA TGGACTTTTCATCCTTTCTTTTTTCAGAACAAAAGAATCTATACCATTCTGTTATGGTGCAGGATTCTTGCTTATTTAGGA gCTTGTCAAATTCTCCGGATCATGACATTCTATGCAACTCAGCTTCCTGGTCCAAACTATCATTGCCGTGAG GGCTCAAAACTTGCCACGCTGCCCCCTCCAGACAGTGCACTTGAAGTGATTTTTATCAACT TTCCCTGGGGGGTGATATATGGCTGTGGTGATTTGATTTTTTCGTCACACGTGATTTTTACGTTAGTATTTGTACTGACATATAAAAAATACGGCACAATAAG GTACCTTAAGCAGTTTGCTTGGCTACTTGCCCTTATTCAGAGCCTCCTAATTATAGCCTCTCGCAAGCATTACACAGTCGACGTTGTTGTCGCTTG GTATACTGTAAATTTGACAGTGTTCTTTCTTGACAAGAAATTGCCAG AATTGCCAGACCGTTCAAGTAGCTCTGCATCTCCACGTCTACTACCTTGA
- the LOC108998418 gene encoding phosphatidylinositol:ceramide inositolphosphotransferase 3 isoform X1, with translation MPVYFAREAPKLWRKICIEASIEVSLLAENWKFVLAGLVFQYIHGLAAHGVHYLHRPGPTLQDVGFLLIPELGEDKAYMSETIFVFIFCSFVLWTFHPFFFQNKRIYTILLWCRILAYLGACQILRIMTFYATQLPGPNYHCREGSKLATLPPPDSALEVIFINFPWGVIYGCGDLIFSSHVIFTLVFVLTYKKYGTIRYLKQFAWLLALIQSLLIIASRKHYTVDVVVAWYTVNLTVFFLDKKLPELPDRSSSSASPRLLP, from the exons ATGCCAGTTTACTTTGCTCGTGAGGCTCctaag CTATGGAGGAAAATATGCATCGAGGCGTCAATAGAGGTTTCTCTCCTTGCAGAAAATTGGAAATTTGTTCTTGCTGGACTCGTTTTTCAG TATATTCATGGATTGGCTGCTCATGGAGTTCATTACCTTCATCGGCCAGGACCAACACTTCAGGATGTTGGATTCCTTCTTATTCCA gaACTTGGTGAGGACAAAGCATATATGAGTGAGACTATATTTGTCTTCATCTTTTGTTCCTTTGTCTTG TGGACTTTTCATCCTTTCTTTTTTCAGAACAAAAGAATCTATACCATTCTGTTATGGTGCAGGATTCTTGCTTATTTAGGA gCTTGTCAAATTCTCCGGATCATGACATTCTATGCAACTCAGCTTCCTGGTCCAAACTATCATTGCCGTGAG GGCTCAAAACTTGCCACGCTGCCCCCTCCAGACAGTGCACTTGAAGTGATTTTTATCAACT TTCCCTGGGGGGTGATATATGGCTGTGGTGATTTGATTTTTTCGTCACACGTGATTTTTACGTTAGTATTTGTACTGACATATAAAAAATACGGCACAATAAG GTACCTTAAGCAGTTTGCTTGGCTACTTGCCCTTATTCAGAGCCTCCTAATTATAGCCTCTCGCAAGCATTACACAGTCGACGTTGTTGTCGCTTG GTATACTGTAAATTTGACAGTGTTCTTTCTTGACAAGAAATTGCCAG AATTGCCAGACCGTTCAAGTAGCTCTGCATCTCCACGTCTACTACCTTGA